A part of Desulfomicrobium baculatum DSM 4028 genomic DNA contains:
- a CDS encoding FUSC family protein, whose amino-acid sequence MAFIDPNSHPAMLRHGLKTGGAAVLAYAIASFFDLKYGYWAALSAVIVMQVYVADSVQMCLYRLSGTAVGAVIGIAAILLFPETPAMTVLALFLSVTFCAYMTRFNARYRMAAITVCIVVLAGTTDQDNRLVFGMLRVVEIALGVASAFLVSIVLWPLRAGTTLKTRLKARFDDCAGHYETIMNAFLAMQSGLDARLLQQLQTDLLEDRALFQKVLRHERRIYNEDTDLLGLKIRTLEKCGGHLQTMLQALNSEQEQGYEILMENELRELVSSTVDTMRGIASGSGLHGDKLERALKGAENRLWGLRKDGAIRRFDLQKMIQFFAFFHSAQAMGRDIRTYGQDPLFDVPARTREKQCPQ is encoded by the coding sequence ATGGCCTTCATCGATCCAAATTCACATCCAGCCATGCTGCGCCATGGCCTGAAAACCGGCGGCGCCGCAGTGCTGGCCTACGCCATCGCCTCTTTTTTCGATCTGAAATACGGATACTGGGCGGCCTTGTCCGCAGTCATCGTCATGCAGGTCTATGTCGCGGACTCCGTCCAGATGTGCCTCTACCGCTTATCCGGGACCGCCGTCGGGGCCGTCATCGGCATTGCCGCCATCCTGCTTTTTCCCGAGACCCCCGCCATGACGGTGCTCGCCCTGTTTCTGTCGGTGACGTTCTGCGCGTACATGACCCGCTTCAACGCCAGATACCGCATGGCCGCCATCACCGTGTGCATCGTGGTCCTGGCCGGAACCACCGATCAGGACAATCGTCTTGTCTTCGGCATGCTTCGGGTCGTGGAGATCGCTTTGGGCGTGGCTTCCGCGTTTCTGGTCAGCATCGTTCTTTGGCCGTTGCGCGCGGGAACCACGCTCAAGACCAGACTCAAGGCACGCTTCGACGACTGCGCCGGGCACTACGAGACGATCATGAACGCGTTTCTGGCCATGCAGTCCGGGCTTGATGCGCGCCTCCTCCAGCAACTGCAGACGGACCTGCTTGAAGACCGCGCCCTTTTCCAGAAGGTCCTTCGCCACGAGCGGCGGATCTACAATGAGGATACGGACCTGCTGGGGCTCAAAATCCGAACCCTCGAAAAATGCGGAGGCCATCTCCAGACCATGCTGCAAGCGTTAAACAGCGAACAAGAACAAGGCTACGAAATCTTGATGGAAAACGAACTGCGCGAACTCGTATCCAGCACCGTGGACACCATGCGCGGCATTGCCTCCGGGTCCGGCCTGCATGGAGACAAACTTGAACGCGCCCTGAAAGGGGCCGAAAACCGTTTGTGGGGATTGCGCAAAGACGGTGCGATCAGACGCTTCGATCTCCAGAAGATGATTCAATTTTTCGCCTTCTTCCACAGCGCCCAAGCCATGGGCCGGGACATCCGCACGTATGGCCAGGATCCGCTGTTCGACGTCCCGGCGCGAACGCGAGAAAAACAATGCCCACAATGA
- a CDS encoding helix-turn-helix domain-containing protein, protein MLDSILKTPQEVRCDIAARAQARRLALNMSQKELAARSGVSLGSVKRFETTGEISLSSLLSIAMVLNDLGAFAELFIPPRPENLFTLEEPTPRKRAGRKRHES, encoded by the coding sequence ATGCTAGACTCAATCCTCAAAACTCCTCAAGAAGTCCGCTGTGATATTGCCGCCAGGGCTCAGGCTCGGCGTCTCGCGCTCAATATGAGCCAGAAGGAACTGGCAGCGCGTAGCGGTGTTTCTCTTGGTTCAGTGAAGCGCTTTGAGACAACGGGAGAAATCTCTCTGTCTTCTCTCTTGTCCATTGCAATGGTCCTTAACGACCTTGGGGCCTTTGCGGAATTGTTCATCCCTCCACGCCCAGAGAACCTGTTCACACTGGAAGAGCCCACACCCCGTAAAAGAGCCGGGAGAAAACGCCATGAATCTTGA
- a CDS encoding type II toxin-antitoxin system HipA family toxin: MNLDVHLHAHGERRYMGKLAEQGGTILFQYAPEFLDSGINISPFKLPLSPEVKEDPKRTFDGLFGVFNDSLPDGWGLLLLDRALRKKGTSLHACLPLQRLAMVGTHGMGALEYTPASDRADEVVSVTELDALAEESLKVLRDAPVDANQLDRLIQLNGSSAGARPKILVNVADDYCIAPQGADGEPWIIKFRSTHESPDTGLMEYTYSIAAREAGLDMPETHLFPSETTPGYFGVKRFDRIQGMKVHVHTACGLLHASHREPSLTYESLLRLTLLLTKDMREVQKMVRLMVFNVRSGNKDDHSKNFSFLLDKDNQWRMAPVYDLNPSEGINGEQTCMVNNKGLNITEKDLQAAAATIDVDARTVREMIQQVDEALAKAKK, translated from the coding sequence ATGAATCTTGATGTCCATCTACACGCCCATGGCGAACGCCGCTATATGGGCAAGCTTGCCGAACAGGGCGGCACTATACTGTTCCAGTATGCACCGGAGTTTCTCGATTCTGGCATCAACATCTCGCCGTTTAAACTCCCCCTAAGCCCGGAGGTCAAGGAAGACCCCAAGCGCACCTTTGACGGTCTGTTCGGTGTCTTTAACGACAGTTTGCCGGACGGATGGGGGCTGCTCCTGCTGGACAGGGCCTTGCGCAAGAAAGGCACGTCTCTGCATGCCTGCTTGCCTCTTCAACGTCTTGCCATGGTGGGCACGCATGGAATGGGGGCACTCGAGTACACCCCCGCAAGTGATCGGGCCGACGAGGTTGTTTCTGTGACGGAATTGGATGCGTTGGCCGAAGAATCCCTCAAGGTCTTGCGTGACGCCCCAGTGGATGCAAACCAGTTGGACAGACTCATCCAGCTTAATGGCTCATCCGCCGGGGCCAGGCCCAAAATTCTGGTGAACGTTGCCGATGATTATTGCATTGCGCCTCAAGGCGCGGATGGAGAGCCCTGGATTATCAAATTTCGCTCCACGCACGAGTCACCAGATACCGGGCTGATGGAATATACTTACTCCATCGCCGCCAGAGAAGCCGGGCTCGATATGCCTGAGACACATCTCTTCCCGTCCGAGACCACACCAGGCTACTTTGGCGTCAAACGCTTTGACAGAATACAGGGCATGAAAGTGCATGTGCACACCGCCTGCGGCCTGCTGCACGCCTCGCATCGCGAACCGTCGCTAACCTATGAAAGTCTGTTGCGCCTGACACTGCTGCTCACCAAGGACATGCGCGAAGTACAAAAGATGGTCCGCCTCATGGTGTTCAACGTGCGTTCCGGCAACAAGGACGATCATTCTAAAAACTTTTCCTTCCTGCTGGACAAGGATAATCAGTGGCGCATGGCCCCGGTTTATGACCTGAACCCTTCCGAAGGTATCAACGGGGAACAGACCTGCATGGTGAACAACAAAGGGCTGAACATTACCGAAAAGGATCTGCAGGCCGCAGCCGCCACCATTGATGTTGACGCACGGACAGTGCGTGAAATGATCCAGCAGGTGGATGAGGCTTTGGCGAAGGCGAAAAAATAG
- a CDS encoding complex I 24 kDa subunit family protein, giving the protein MHYGLLSLNPKTFKKRSSPLSPLTPAQFAQADAIIAAHRDTQGSLITVLRLCQDIVGYFPLELIRYIASGMNQPLSTVYGVISFYSLFSLKPKGRHNIRVCTGTACYVRGVREVLDRVERRFGVKAGGTCESGRFSLEPVRCLGACGLAPVMVVDRDTHGGVTPDSACEILEGYE; this is encoded by the coding sequence GTGCATTATGGCCTGTTGAGCTTGAACCCGAAAACCTTCAAAAAACGAAGTTCCCCCTTGAGCCCACTCACTCCCGCACAGTTTGCCCAGGCAGACGCCATTATCGCCGCGCATCGTGACACACAAGGTTCTCTTATCACTGTTTTGCGGCTTTGTCAGGACATTGTCGGATATTTTCCCCTCGAACTCATAAGGTATATCGCGAGCGGGATGAATCAGCCCTTGTCCACGGTTTATGGGGTCATCTCCTTCTATTCCCTCTTTTCCCTGAAACCCAAAGGGCGGCACAACATCCGCGTCTGCACTGGCACGGCCTGCTATGTGCGCGGTGTGCGCGAGGTGCTGGACCGGGTGGAGCGCCGCTTCGGCGTCAAGGCCGGGGGCACGTGCGAGAGCGGCCGCTTCAGCCTGGAGCCGGTGCGCTGTCTGGGCGCGTGCGGCCTGGCTCCGGTCATGGTCGTGGACCGCGACACCCACGGCGGGGTCACGCCCGACTCGGCCTGCGAAATTCTGGAGGGCTACGAATGA
- a CDS encoding acyloxyacyl hydrolase has protein sequence MKKFQPMNLFVVCLLLLLPFSVHAEDLQPAADSAPIAVDASPSGSTDIWAGAVGHGFRAGTQTFRLGVGMGYGIKIFGARERHDLLPMTVSYGRMVGDVVGGGHWYRGNFEVRGEVFLAPQVNSDGYWTIGLTPHLRYNFASGTRWIPYVDVGMGIAFTEIRAPDLGASFQFNEQAAVGVNYFFTDDVAVNFEIHFLHLSSAGLSKPNQGVNTLGPCIGVNWFF, from the coding sequence GTGAAGAAGTTTCAACCAATGAACCTGTTCGTCGTCTGCCTGCTTTTGCTCCTGCCCTTTTCAGTTCATGCGGAGGACCTTCAGCCTGCCGCCGATTCTGCGCCCATTGCGGTGGACGCTTCACCTTCCGGGTCCACTGATATCTGGGCGGGAGCGGTGGGCCACGGTTTTCGCGCCGGGACGCAGACGTTTCGTCTCGGTGTCGGGATGGGGTACGGAATCAAGATTTTCGGGGCCCGGGAGCGGCACGACCTCCTTCCGATGACGGTTTCTTACGGCCGCATGGTCGGCGATGTCGTGGGGGGCGGACACTGGTACCGAGGAAATTTCGAGGTGCGCGGGGAGGTCTTTCTCGCTCCGCAGGTCAATTCCGATGGTTACTGGACCATCGGACTGACGCCCCATTTGCGCTATAATTTTGCCAGCGGCACGCGCTGGATTCCCTACGTCGATGTCGGTATGGGCATTGCCTTCACCGAAATCCGTGCCCCCGACCTGGGCGCATCGTTCCAATTCAATGAACAAGCGGCGGTTGGAGTGAACTATTTTTTTACCGACGACGTTGCGGTCAACTTCGAGATCCACTTTCTTCATCTTTCCTCTGCCGGCCTGTCCAAACCCAACCAAGGGGTGAACACGCTGGGGCCCTGCATAGGAGTGAATTGGTTTTTTTGA
- a CDS encoding TraR/DksA family transcriptional regulator gives MTPEQRREIRTRIEKRMEELKTTIAQLQETSKPVSLDQPIGRLSRMDSMANQAISEQRLTDSRRTLMRLERALDRVDDEHFGVCAECGEDIAVGRLLVMPEATLCVDCAE, from the coding sequence ATGACCCCGGAACAACGCCGCGAAATCAGAACGCGCATCGAGAAGCGCATGGAAGAACTCAAAACCACCATCGCCCAGCTGCAGGAAACCTCCAAGCCCGTGTCTTTGGACCAGCCCATCGGACGACTGTCGCGCATGGACTCCATGGCCAACCAGGCCATCAGCGAACAGCGCCTGACGGATTCCAGACGAACCCTGATGCGGCTTGAACGCGCCCTGGACAGAGTTGACGACGAACATTTCGGGGTCTGCGCCGAATGCGGTGAGGACATCGCCGTCGGCCGTCTGCTGGTCATGCCCGAAGCCACGCTGTGCGTGGACTGCGCGGAGTAG
- a CDS encoding desulfoferrodoxin FeS4 iron-binding domain-containing protein, with product MSSEKGEVYKCEACGAVVLVKEGGEGELVCCDQPMVKQ from the coding sequence ATGTCTTCGGAAAAAGGCGAGGTTTACAAATGTGAAGCGTGTGGCGCCGTCGTGCTCGTGAAAGAAGGCGGTGAGGGCGAACTCGTGTGTTGCGACCAGCCCATGGTCAAGCAATAA
- the fdhF gene encoding formate dehydrogenase subunit alpha: MELTINDTPCVFSPGQTILEVATDHGIFIPTLCHLPGCTPTGACRICVVEVWGARTLVASCAAPASEGMIVHTDSERVIRARKTVLRLMLDSGNHDCLLCPAAGDCTLQSLAYRYGVGTGTFERTKPRYRPETGNPFIVRDFSKCILCGRCVQACNEVQVNEAIDFGYRGAATKIVAGCDTTLAESDCVFCGECLQVCPTGALSMTDARRKPRLCETRPVRTTCPYCGVGCQMDVYVQGGRIRHVRGAEDGHNEGSLCVKGRFALDFTAHPDRLTTPLIRRDGELVPAGWDEALDLVASRLLAVREEHGPQALGFLASARCTNEENYLFQKLARCLGTNNVDHCARLCHASSLVALVRAFGSASATNPMADLDNAEVILVTGSNTTETHPVFSSRIKRLARTKATLVVVDPRAVGLTRHASLWLRPRPGTDIAWINGLMHVILREGLENRAFIGSRTEGFEELRAALGPYTPEYVQSATGIPAVDLERAARLYARAGAATILYCMGITQHTCGTDTVLALANLALLCGQVGRPGAGINPLRGQNNVQGSCDMGGLPGVLPGYGRVDDDAALGRMESLWKTSLSKNPGLTATEMFATPQVRAMYVMGENPAVSDADVSHVQARLAGLDFLVVQDIFLTETARLADVVLPAASALEKDGTFTNTDRRVQRVRAAVPCPGQALPDWRILNLLGPRLGVSMGYDHPGEIMREIALAAPIYGGIDYRRIKREGLVWPCPDAAHPGTPLLHRETFPRGRGRFVPTHAQVPAEMPDADYPFLLSTGRVLEHYHTGTMTRKNEGLNRLVPACQAEIHPEDAKRLQIVSGQQVRVASRRGEITVTALLTDRVAPGMVFIPFHFAEAAANVLTNSAHDAAARIPEFKVCAVRIEPE, translated from the coding sequence ATGGAACTGACCATCAACGATACGCCGTGCGTCTTTTCTCCCGGACAGACGATTCTCGAAGTGGCCACGGACCACGGCATCTTCATTCCGACCCTGTGCCATCTGCCCGGCTGCACGCCCACCGGCGCGTGCCGCATCTGCGTGGTCGAGGTCTGGGGCGCACGCACGCTGGTCGCGTCCTGCGCGGCGCCTGCGTCCGAGGGCATGATCGTACATACCGATTCCGAGCGCGTGATCCGCGCCCGCAAGACGGTCCTGCGCCTCATGCTGGACTCCGGAAATCACGACTGCCTGCTCTGCCCGGCTGCTGGTGATTGCACTTTGCAGAGCCTGGCCTACCGCTACGGCGTGGGCACAGGAACCTTTGAGCGCACGAAGCCGCGCTACCGGCCCGAGACCGGCAACCCGTTCATCGTCCGCGATTTTTCCAAATGCATCCTCTGCGGCCGCTGCGTGCAGGCCTGCAACGAGGTGCAGGTCAACGAAGCCATCGACTTCGGCTACCGTGGCGCGGCCACCAAGATCGTGGCCGGATGCGATACCACTCTGGCCGAGTCGGACTGCGTGTTTTGCGGCGAGTGCCTGCAGGTCTGCCCGACAGGGGCGCTCAGCATGACGGATGCCCGCCGCAAGCCGCGTCTGTGCGAGACGCGCCCGGTGCGCACGACCTGCCCGTATTGCGGGGTGGGCTGCCAGATGGATGTGTATGTGCAGGGCGGCCGCATCCGGCACGTGCGGGGAGCTGAGGACGGGCATAACGAAGGCAGCCTGTGCGTCAAGGGCCGCTTTGCCCTGGATTTCACCGCCCATCCCGATCGCCTGACCACCCCGCTCATACGGCGGGACGGAGAGCTTGTCCCTGCCGGGTGGGACGAGGCGCTTGATCTGGTGGCGTCCCGACTTCTGGCCGTGCGTGAAGAGCACGGGCCGCAGGCCCTGGGCTTTCTGGCCTCGGCCCGCTGCACCAACGAGGAAAACTATCTCTTCCAGAAGCTGGCGCGGTGTCTTGGCACCAACAACGTGGATCATTGCGCGCGGCTGTGTCACGCCTCCTCCCTGGTGGCCCTGGTACGGGCTTTCGGCAGCGCCTCGGCGACCAATCCCATGGCTGATCTCGACAATGCCGAGGTCATTCTGGTCACCGGCTCCAACACCACCGAGACGCACCCCGTGTTCTCAAGCCGCATCAAGCGCTTGGCCCGCACCAAAGCCACGCTTGTGGTCGTGGACCCGCGCGCCGTCGGCCTGACCCGTCACGCAAGTCTTTGGCTGCGGCCCAGGCCCGGCACGGACATCGCCTGGATCAACGGGCTCATGCACGTCATTCTGCGCGAAGGCCTGGAAAACCGTGCTTTCATCGGCAGCCGCACCGAAGGGTTCGAGGAATTGCGCGCGGCGTTAGGTCCGTATACCCCCGAATACGTGCAGTCCGCGACCGGAATTCCCGCCGTCGATCTTGAGCGGGCGGCCCGCCTGTATGCCCGCGCTGGGGCGGCGACGATCCTGTATTGCATGGGCATCACCCAGCACACCTGCGGCACGGACACGGTGCTGGCCCTGGCCAATCTGGCCCTGCTCTGCGGACAGGTCGGGCGGCCGGGGGCGGGGATCAATCCGTTGCGTGGGCAGAACAACGTGCAGGGCTCCTGCGACATGGGCGGCTTGCCGGGCGTCTTGCCCGGATACGGGCGGGTGGACGACGATGCTGCTTTGGGCCGGATGGAAAGCCTGTGGAAGACGTCCTTATCCAAGAATCCCGGCCTGACCGCCACGGAGATGTTCGCCACTCCGCAGGTCCGGGCCATGTACGTCATGGGCGAGAACCCTGCCGTGTCGGATGCGGATGTTTCCCATGTGCAAGCCCGGCTGGCGGGTCTTGATTTTCTGGTCGTGCAGGACATTTTTCTGACCGAGACGGCGCGGTTGGCCGACGTGGTCCTGCCTGCGGCGTCCGCGCTGGAAAAGGACGGCACCTTCACCAACACCGACCGCCGCGTGCAGCGCGTGCGCGCGGCCGTGCCGTGTCCGGGTCAGGCGCTTCCCGACTGGCGCATTTTGAATCTTCTGGGACCGCGTCTGGGCGTATCCATGGGGTATGATCATCCCGGGGAGATCATGCGCGAGATCGCTCTGGCCGCGCCCATATACGGCGGCATCGACTACCGTCGCATCAAACGCGAGGGCCTTGTTTGGCCCTGTCCGGATGCGGCCCATCCCGGTACCCCCCTCCTGCACCGCGAGACTTTTCCCCGGGGCAGGGGGCGTTTTGTGCCCACGCATGCGCAAGTCCCGGCGGAGATGCCCGACGCGGACTATCCTTTTCTGCTCAGTACCGGCCGGGTGCTTGAGCATTACCACACCGGCACCATGACCCGCAAAAACGAGGGGCTGAACAGGCTGGTGCCCGCATGCCAGGCAGAGATTCATCCGGAGGATGCGAAGCGGCTTCAAATCGTATCCGGTCAGCAGGTCCGTGTCGCGTCGAGGCGGGGGGAGATCACGGTCACGGCCCTGCTGACGGACCGGGTCGCGCCAGGCATGGTTTTCATTCCTTTCCATTTCGCTGAGGCGGCGGCCAACGTTTTGACCAATTCCGCCCACGACGCGGCGGCCAGGATTCCGGAGTTCAAGGTCTGTGCGGTGCGTATCGAGCCTGAATGA
- a CDS encoding DUF1566 domain-containing protein, which translates to MPASAIRHILATGQTLCFDAEGKPVDCAGSGQDGEFRTGLPWPEPRFELLENDLVLDRLTSLVWPRTASLGDFPMSWTEALSAVKLMNEGNAFDHADWRLPNRRELSSLVSYSHHRPALPAGHPFTVSQTWYWTSTTASLAPAYAWHVHLEGGRMFYGDKTRDAMVWPVRGKSPVLSRTGQRRCWDAFGTIIDCAATGQDGDLRSGAPWPEPRFDMEEDGVRDLLTGLLWTRSTDQCGICAWEDALREAKKRSKKGRKWRLPSIRELESLVDAEHHNPALPSNHPFTDIREAYWSSTSSAYGPDWAYCLYLHKGAVGVGFKAKREFHAWFVAA; encoded by the coding sequence ATGCCCGCCAGCGCCATTCGCCACATTCTGGCCACGGGACAGACCTTGTGCTTCGACGCTGAAGGAAAGCCCGTGGACTGCGCAGGCAGCGGGCAGGATGGGGAATTCCGAACCGGACTCCCCTGGCCCGAACCTCGATTCGAGTTACTGGAAAACGACCTCGTTTTGGACCGGCTGACAAGCCTCGTCTGGCCGCGCACGGCCAGCCTGGGGGACTTTCCCATGTCCTGGACCGAAGCCCTGTCCGCCGTGAAGCTCATGAACGAGGGAAACGCCTTCGACCATGCCGACTGGCGATTGCCGAACCGCCGCGAGCTTTCCAGCCTGGTCAGCTACAGCCATCACCGCCCGGCCCTGCCCGCCGGGCATCCCTTCACGGTCAGCCAGACCTGGTACTGGACCTCGACCACGGCCAGCCTGGCGCCGGCCTACGCTTGGCACGTGCATCTGGAAGGCGGGCGCATGTTCTACGGTGACAAGACCCGCGACGCCATGGTCTGGCCGGTGCGCGGCAAAAGCCCCGTTCTTTCGCGCACCGGACAGCGGCGCTGCTGGGACGCTTTCGGGACAATCATCGACTGCGCCGCGACGGGTCAGGACGGGGATCTACGCAGCGGCGCGCCGTGGCCGGAACCGCGTTTTGACATGGAAGAAGACGGGGTGCGCGATCTGCTGACCGGACTTTTGTGGACCAGATCAACGGACCAATGCGGGATCTGCGCCTGGGAAGACGCGTTACGGGAGGCAAAAAAGCGGAGCAAGAAAGGCCGCAAATGGCGCCTGCCGAGCATCCGCGAGCTGGAATCGCTGGTCGACGCCGAGCACCACAACCCCGCCCTGCCCTCGAATCATCCTTTCACGGACATCCGCGAAGCCTACTGGTCCTCGACCAGCAGCGCCTATGGCCCGGACTGGGCCTACTGCCTGTACCTGCACAAGGGAGCCGTGGGCGTGGGTTTCAAGGCCAAGCGGGAATTTCACGCCTGGTTCGTGGCCGCCTGA
- a CDS encoding OmpA family protein, whose amino-acid sequence MKKLILIVLVAAIAISGCATMDQQSKTTKGATYGAAGGAAAGAIVGQIIGKDTKGTLIGAAAGAAIGGLAGAGVGRMMDNQEADMRQALSQSEEVAVRREGDLLALTLKGDVTFAVDSDVVLPGLYTEIERIAQVLVKYPQTTIVVEGHTDSTGSDTYNQALSERRAWSVQRLLVERGVNPSRITAMGYGESRPVATNDTPEGRQMNRRVEIRVNPNTTQQPY is encoded by the coding sequence ATGAAAAAATTGATTCTCATCGTACTTGTCGCCGCAATCGCCATCAGCGGCTGCGCCACCATGGATCAGCAGTCCAAAACAACCAAGGGAGCCACCTATGGCGCGGCTGGCGGCGCTGCGGCAGGAGCTATTGTGGGCCAGATCATCGGCAAGGATACCAAGGGCACCCTCATCGGCGCGGCAGCCGGAGCGGCCATCGGCGGCCTGGCCGGAGCCGGAGTCGGACGCATGATGGACAACCAGGAAGCGGATATGCGCCAGGCCCTGTCCCAGTCCGAAGAAGTGGCCGTCCGGCGCGAGGGAGACCTCCTGGCCCTGACCCTCAAAGGAGACGTGACTTTTGCCGTGGACTCCGACGTGGTCCTACCCGGCCTCTACACCGAGATTGAACGAATCGCCCAGGTCCTGGTCAAGTACCCCCAGACCACCATCGTGGTCGAGGGCCATACGGACAGCACCGGCTCCGACACCTACAACCAGGCCCTGTCCGAGCGCCGCGCCTGGAGCGTGCAGCGACTGCTTGTCGAACGCGGGGTCAACCCGTCCCGCATAACGGCCATGGGCTACGGCGAATCCCGCCCGGTGGCCACCAACGACACCCCGGAAGGCCGCCAGATGAACCGCCGCGTGGAAATCCGCGTCAATCCGAACACCACTCAGCAGCCGTACTAA
- the nuoF gene encoding NADH-quinone oxidoreductase subunit NuoF has translation MSASDKLDRAGLLALREQEKALLDTAAPRIFCCSGTGCHATGSIPLIAALREEAARQGGCVQVIETGCNGFCALGPVVIMQPGGILYCKVRVEDAADAVASAGAEPVERLLYRDPAGKAVASMDEIPFFALQRPWTLRNKGRIDPENIGHAIAHDGYQGLAKALFDIAPEGIIEEMRLSGLRGRGGAGFPTGLKWKFAAASPGDVKYVLCNADEGDPGAFMDRSILESDPHAVLEGMIIAAVAIGAHQGYIYCRSEYPLAIQRLTLAIGQARELGLLGESILGSDFSFDLEIYQGAGAFVCGEETALMRSIEGRRGMPRPRPPFPAQQGLWGRPTVLNNVETLANVGRIIRLGGGHYAGIGTEGSTGTKVFALSGDVNNIGLVEVDMGTPLSVLVNDIGGGVPGKRACKAVQLGGPSGGSIPAHLLDTPVDYEAIAKAGAIMGSGGVIVMNDRTCMVDMARFFMDFIQDESCGKCTPCREGTRRQLEILTRICEGRGAPGDLRTLEDLAAVITDASLCGLGQTASNPILSALRHFRDEFEAHIMDKRCPAKRCVALLKFEVDESRCRKCGLCHKACPAGAVIWAKKQTARIDREKCVRCLACFSACPFDCID, from the coding sequence ATGAGCGCGTCAGACAAACTCGACCGCGCCGGACTCCTGGCCCTGCGCGAGCAGGAGAAGGCTCTTCTGGACACGGCCGCGCCGCGCATCTTCTGCTGCAGCGGCACGGGCTGCCACGCCACGGGGTCCATCCCGCTCATCGCGGCCCTGCGCGAGGAGGCTGCGCGACAGGGGGGCTGCGTGCAGGTCATCGAAACGGGCTGCAACGGCTTCTGCGCCCTGGGGCCGGTGGTCATCATGCAGCCCGGCGGCATCCTGTACTGCAAGGTGCGCGTGGAGGATGCGGCCGATGCGGTCGCCTCGGCCGGGGCTGAGCCCGTGGAGCGCCTGCTGTACCGCGATCCGGCGGGCAAGGCCGTGGCGAGCATGGACGAGATCCCGTTTTTTGCCCTGCAGCGGCCCTGGACCCTGCGCAACAAGGGGCGCATCGACCCCGAGAACATTGGCCACGCCATCGCCCACGACGGCTACCAGGGGCTGGCCAAGGCGCTTTTCGACATCGCGCCGGAGGGCATCATCGAGGAAATGCGCCTTTCGGGCCTGCGCGGACGCGGCGGGGCGGGGTTTCCTACGGGCCTCAAATGGAAGTTCGCCGCCGCCTCGCCCGGCGATGTGAAGTACGTGCTCTGCAACGCCGACGAGGGCGACCCCGGCGCGTTCATGGACCGCTCCATCCTTGAGTCCGATCCGCACGCGGTGCTCGAAGGCATGATCATCGCGGCCGTGGCCATCGGCGCGCATCAGGGCTACATCTACTGCCGCTCCGAATACCCCCTGGCCATCCAGCGCCTGACCTTAGCCATCGGGCAGGCCCGGGAACTCGGTCTTCTCGGGGAAAGCATCCTGGGCAGCGATTTTTCTTTTGACCTTGAAATCTATCAGGGCGCGGGAGCCTTTGTCTGCGGCGAGGAGACCGCGCTCATGCGCTCCATCGAAGGCCGTCGCGGCATGCCCCGGCCCCGGCCGCCATTTCCGGCGCAGCAGGGTTTGTGGGGCAGGCCGACGGTCTTGAACAACGTCGAGACCCTGGCAAATGTCGGGCGCATCATCCGCCTCGGCGGCGGGCACTACGCCGGCATCGGCACCGAGGGCAGCACAGGCACCAAGGTCTTCGCCCTGTCCGGCGACGTGAACAACATCGGGCTGGTCGAGGTGGACATGGGCACGCCGCTGTCCGTGCTGGTGAACGACATCGGCGGCGGGGTGCCCGGCAAGCGCGCGTGCAAGGCCGTGCAGCTGGGCGGCCCGTCCGGCGGGAGCATCCCGGCGCACCTGCTGGACACGCCCGTGGACTACGAGGCCATCGCCAAGGCCGGGGCCATCATGGGTTCGGGCGGGGTCATCGTCATGAACGACCGCACCTGCATGGTCGACATGGCCCGCTTCTTCATGGACTTCATCCAGGACGAGTCCTGCGGCAAGTGCACGCCCTGCCGGGAGGGGACCAGACGTCAGCTCGAAATCCTGACCCGCATCTGCGAAGGACGGGGCGCGCCCGGCGACCTGCGCACCCTGGAGGATCTGGCCGCCGTGATCACCGATGCATCCTTGTGCGGTCTGGGCCAGACCGCATCCAATCCGATCCTCTCGGCCCTGCGCCATTTCCGGGACGAATTCGAGGCCCACATCATGGACAAGCGCTGCCCGGCCAAGCGCTGCGTGGCCCTGCTCAAATTCGAGGTGGACGAGTCGCGCTGCCGCAAATGCGGGCTGTGCCACAAGGCCTGTCCGGCCGGGGCCGTGATCTGGGCCAAAAAACAGACCGCCCGCATCGACCGCGAGAAATGCGTGCGGTGCCTGGCTTGTTTTTCGGCCTGTCCCTTTGACTGCATCGACTGA